In Jatrophihabitans sp., the following are encoded in one genomic region:
- a CDS encoding universal stress protein, translated as MTSPSQVIVVGVDGSETSRDAARWALSQAALTGTGLRAVSSWRWPNYLTRVPPGVDLAQETGEVLDEIMDGVLAENPQAAATVPVTKHVIEGPAGPALLTQSAGATLLVVGARGRAAFPGMLLGSVAEYCVRQGTCPVVVVRA; from the coding sequence ATGACCAGCCCGTCGCAGGTGATCGTGGTCGGCGTCGACGGCTCAGAGACCAGCCGGGACGCGGCGCGCTGGGCACTGAGTCAGGCCGCGCTCACCGGCACCGGCCTGCGCGCGGTGTCGAGCTGGCGCTGGCCCAACTACCTGACCCGGGTGCCACCGGGAGTGGACCTGGCACAGGAGACCGGCGAGGTCCTGGACGAGATCATGGACGGCGTGCTGGCCGAGAACCCGCAGGCGGCCGCCACCGTGCCGGTGACCAAGCACGTCATCGAAGGCCCGGCCGGACCCGCGCTGCTGACCCAGTCCGCCGGCGCCACGCTGCTGGTGGTCGGGGCGCGGGGTCGGGCGGCGTTTCCCGGCATGCTGCTCGGCTCGGTGGCCGAGTACTGCGTCCGGCAGGGCACCTGCCCGGTCGTAGTGGTGCGTGCCTGA